The Acaryochloris thomasi RCC1774 genome contains a region encoding:
- a CDS encoding DUF4160 domain-containing protein yields MGKLPPRVIGMVAEWVSLHQNELQTDWERAKTLEPLEKIDPLP; encoded by the coding sequence ATAGGGAAACTACCGCCTCGTGTGATCGGTATGGTAGCAGAATGGGTATCCCTACATCAGAACGAACTACAGACCGATTGGGAACGAGCGAAAACCCTAGAACCATTAGAAAAGATAGATCCGCTGCCATAG
- a CDS encoding type II toxin-antitoxin system HicB family antitoxin, which translates to MNIFTAVVEKDLDANLYVGYVSGFPGAHSQGETLDELQSNLSEVIEMLLGDEATSFETVFLCIQQIMVS; encoded by the coding sequence ATGAATATATTCACTGCCGTTGTAGAAAAAGACTTGGATGCCAACCTCTATGTTGGCTATGTCTCAGGCTTCCCTGGCGCACATTCTCAGGGCGAAACCTTAGATGAGCTACAGAGCAACCTTTCTGAAGTGATAGAGATGCTTCTTGGAGACGAGGCAACGAGCTTTGAGACTGTGTTTTTATGTATACAGCAAATTATGGTTTCGTAA